The Nesterenkonia xinjiangensis genome contains a region encoding:
- a CDS encoding ABC transporter permease subunit has translation MQDTRSYTAFRVVNGLAIILICAATLYPFLNIIAQAFSSEGYINSGQVSIIPRGFNITTFDVVMSDSMFWRNYANTVIYTVVATAIAMVLTTSFAYALSKRHLKGRGFFIGVAVFTMFFNGGLIPNYVLINALGMTNTMWAIVLPNAISIFNLLVMKAFFENFSTELEEAAQIDGLSTYGVLWRIVIPLSKAVIATMVLFYAVSFWNAWFQAFLYLDRRELYPVTVYLRNLLAGATGTEQMGGEAAEATQIASNVRAVTMLLTTLPIICLYPFLQKYFVRGIMLGSVKQ, from the coding sequence ATCCAGGACACGAGGTCCTATACCGCCTTCCGGGTGGTCAATGGGTTGGCGATCATCCTGATCTGCGCGGCGACGCTGTATCCGTTCCTGAACATCATCGCTCAGGCCTTCTCCTCCGAGGGGTACATCAACTCTGGGCAGGTCAGCATCATCCCGCGCGGGTTCAACATCACTACTTTCGATGTGGTGATGTCGGATTCGATGTTCTGGCGCAATTATGCGAACACGGTCATCTATACGGTGGTGGCTACGGCGATCGCGATGGTGCTGACCACCAGCTTTGCCTATGCGCTCTCGAAGCGGCATCTGAAGGGCCGGGGGTTCTTCATCGGGGTCGCGGTGTTCACCATGTTCTTCAATGGTGGGCTGATCCCGAACTACGTGCTGATCAATGCGTTGGGGATGACGAACACGATGTGGGCGATCGTGTTGCCCAATGCGATCAGCATCTTCAACCTGTTGGTGATGAAGGCCTTCTTCGAGAACTTCTCCACGGAGTTGGAGGAGGCTGCGCAGATCGATGGGCTGAGCACCTATGGGGTGTTGTGGCGGATCGTGATCCCGTTGTCGAAGGCGGTGATCGCCACGATGGTGCTCTTCTATGCGGTCAGTTTCTGGAATGCGTGGTTTCAGGCGTTTTTGTATCTGGATCGGCGGGAGCTGTATCCGGTGACGGTGTATCTGCGGAATCTGTTGGCTGGGGCTACTGGTACTGAGCAGATGGGTGGTGAGGCTGCGGAGGCCACTCAGATCGCTTCCAATGTGCGGGCGGTGACGATGTTGTTGACCACGTTGCCGATTATCTGTCTGTATCCGTTTCTGCAGAAGTATTTCGTGCGCGGGATCATGCTCGGCTCCGTCAAGCAGTGA